One window of Spirochaetales bacterium genomic DNA carries:
- a CDS encoding NAD(P)H-dependent oxidoreductase, protein MNKIAVLYDSQSGNTRTMAGLVREGALCVADTEVRLLRVNEADVNDLLWCDGIAAGSPTHAGLVSAAMKTFWDNAVKKVWGKIDGKIGCAFASSGGRGGGAELVCQSIATIMLNFGMLVFGIPDYTGPGQTLHYGAIAVGPPADGAESEACRRLGRRLAEWVAYYCHGKKEMHPLVQEYRKR, encoded by the coding sequence ATGAATAAAATAGCGGTGCTGTATGATTCGCAAAGCGGAAATACCCGGACAATGGCCGGTCTTGTCCGTGAAGGGGCGTTATGTGTTGCCGATACGGAGGTAAGGCTGCTTCGGGTAAACGAGGCGGATGTGAATGACCTCCTGTGGTGCGACGGTATCGCAGCCGGTTCCCCCACTCATGCGGGGCTTGTTTCCGCTGCAATGAAAACCTTCTGGGATAACGCCGTAAAAAAGGTCTGGGGAAAGATCGACGGAAAGATCGGCTGCGCGTTTGCTTCTTCCGGCGGGAGGGGGGGCGGTGCGGAACTTGTCTGCCAGTCGATCGCGACGATCATGCTCAATTTCGGGATGTTGGTTTTCGGTATCCCGGACTACACCGGTCCCGGACAGACGCTTCATTACGGAGCGATCGCCGTCGGACCGCCGGCCGATGGCGCCGAATCCGAGGCGTGCAGACGGCTCGGGAGGCGGCTTGCAGAATGGGTCGCCTATTACTGTCACGGGAAAAAGGAAATGCACCCGCTGGTTCAGGAGTACCGGAAAAGGTAA